The proteins below come from a single Paracoccus sp. SCSIO 75233 genomic window:
- a CDS encoding pyrroline-5-carboxylate reductase: MKIGFIGTGDITKAIVTGLMQSEYPVDAVILSPRNAQVSARLAAEHARVSVAESNQEVVDQADLVFLAILPQVAEEVIRSLQFRDDQKIASLIAMVTSDKVQEWTETSKPIPRAVPLPAVANQQGATVLFPDDDDLRALFGELGPVVTATTPDEFDSYATASAVMGLYFDILTTGSEWLTAKGVSEADARVYLGKIFLELGRTAEQHADADFPTLRKEHSTTGGLNEQIVSVFTSEGGPAALKTAFNKVFRRITDARSAER, translated from the coding sequence GTGAAAATCGGATTTATCGGCACCGGAGATATCACCAAAGCAATCGTCACCGGCCTGATGCAGTCGGAATATCCGGTGGATGCCGTGATATTGTCGCCGCGAAACGCTCAGGTTTCAGCGCGACTTGCGGCGGAGCATGCGAGGGTCAGCGTCGCGGAAAGCAATCAAGAGGTTGTCGATCAGGCCGATCTGGTTTTCCTCGCGATCCTTCCGCAGGTCGCTGAAGAGGTGATCCGCAGCCTGCAGTTCCGCGACGACCAGAAGATCGCCAGCCTGATCGCGATGGTGACCAGCGACAAGGTGCAGGAATGGACGGAGACGTCGAAACCCATCCCGCGCGCGGTCCCTCTGCCCGCCGTTGCGAACCAGCAGGGCGCGACCGTGCTGTTTCCGGATGACGACGATTTGCGGGCGCTGTTTGGTGAGTTGGGCCCTGTTGTCACCGCGACAACGCCTGACGAGTTCGACTCCTACGCGACGGCGAGTGCCGTTATGGGACTCTATTTCGACATTCTGACAACCGGCAGTGAGTGGCTGACGGCGAAGGGTGTCAGCGAAGCGGATGCCCGTGTCTATCTCGGCAAGATTTTCCTCGAACTCGGACGCACGGCGGAGCAGCATGCCGATGCGGATTTTCCGACCTTACGGAAAGAGCATTCCACCACAGGCGGGCTGAACGAACAGATCGTCAGCGTGTTCACCTCCGAAGGCGGGCCCGCAGCGCTCAAAACCGCCTTTAACAAGGTGTTCAGGCGCATCACGGATGCGCGCAGTGCTGAGCGGTAA
- a CDS encoding TRAP transporter permease, with protein sequence MSDSNPSQRADEDQNSPVIAQGVDDEPLMGTQRDLTGRLGLIFTALCIAYTMFHLLVMNLFPLETWAYRLIHITGGLVIGFLGYSALSQSDEPQGHRTAVQARSMPEKALLTVALVGTAYAFAMVAIAWLGKWFLGAANPPGFVFSSFGIPLLVGTIAAVVAGWLYSNRDRSHVYEGDWLLAIASVAVLGYILFVVGALRLRAGTAMAQPADMYAAAAGVILILELTRRLTGLVLVVIVSVFIAYSFLGPFLPGFLNHRGYDAARFFTYIFTDQGILGAPIAVSSTYIILFIVFAAFLQASKVGDYFVNFAFAAAGQARGGPAKVAVFASGLMGMINGTSAGNVVSTGSLTIPLMRRVGYPAQSAAAIEATASSGGQILPPIMGAGAFIMAEVTGIPYTEIVVAAIIPAILYFISVYFMVDLQALKLNMKGLPRKELPKFAVLVRQVYLFLPIIILIYTLFAGYSVIRAGTLAMVSAAVVSWLTPHKMGPRQILHALDLGARMSIQMVAVCAAAGIIVGVIALTGVGARFSTLLLTIADQSQLLALFFAMCISVLLGMGMPTTAAYAVAAAVVAPGLISLGIPVLVAHFFVFYYAVMSAITPPVALAAYAGAGLSGSDPMKTSFEAFRLGLAAFIVPFMFFSSHELLMQGAWLDILHVFISAMLGMFLLSASVIGYFFGRLNIVLRIILLAAALAMVDGGWLTDGIGLAVAAAVYAMQRMGGQGRAAA encoded by the coding sequence ATGTCCGACAGCAACCCGTCACAGCGCGCCGACGAAGATCAGAACAGCCCCGTTATTGCGCAAGGTGTGGATGACGAGCCCCTGATGGGCACGCAGCGCGACCTGACCGGCAGGCTCGGCCTGATTTTCACGGCGCTTTGTATCGCCTATACGATGTTTCACCTGCTGGTGATGAACCTGTTTCCGCTTGAAACATGGGCCTATCGCCTGATCCATATCACCGGCGGTCTGGTCATCGGGTTTCTGGGATATTCCGCCCTCAGCCAGTCGGACGAGCCGCAAGGGCACAGGACCGCCGTTCAGGCCCGCAGCATGCCCGAAAAGGCGCTGCTCACCGTGGCTCTGGTCGGGACGGCTTACGCTTTTGCAATGGTCGCCATCGCCTGGCTAGGGAAATGGTTTTTGGGCGCGGCGAACCCGCCCGGTTTCGTGTTCAGCAGCTTCGGCATCCCGCTGCTGGTCGGAACCATTGCCGCGGTCGTCGCCGGGTGGCTCTATTCCAACCGCGACCGCAGCCATGTCTATGAAGGTGACTGGCTGCTCGCCATCGCCTCGGTCGCGGTGCTGGGATATATCCTGTTCGTCGTCGGTGCATTGCGTCTGCGCGCGGGCACGGCGATGGCGCAACCGGCGGATATGTACGCGGCGGCAGCGGGCGTGATCCTGATCCTCGAACTGACGCGGCGCCTGACCGGGCTGGTGCTGGTGGTGATCGTCAGCGTCTTTATCGCCTATTCCTTCCTTGGCCCGTTCCTGCCGGGCTTCCTGAACCATCGCGGCTACGACGCCGCGCGCTTCTTCACCTATATCTTCACCGATCAGGGGATCCTTGGGGCGCCAATCGCGGTCTCCTCGACCTATATCATCCTGTTCATCGTTTTCGCCGCGTTCCTGCAAGCGTCGAAAGTCGGGGATTACTTCGTCAACTTCGCCTTCGCCGCTGCCGGTCAGGCGCGTGGCGGCCCGGCCAAGGTGGCGGTGTTCGCGTCCGGCCTGATGGGCATGATCAACGGCACCTCCGCGGGCAACGTGGTTTCAACCGGCTCGCTGACCATTCCGCTGATGCGCCGCGTCGGCTACCCCGCCCAGTCCGCCGCCGCGATCGAGGCGACCGCATCCTCCGGCGGCCAGATCCTGCCGCCGATCATGGGCGCGGGCGCCTTCATCATGGCCGAGGTCACCGGCATTCCCTATACGGAGATTGTTGTCGCCGCGATCATTCCGGCGATCCTCTATTTCATATCCGTCTATTTCATGGTCGATCTTCAGGCCCTGAAGCTGAACATGAAGGGATTGCCGCGCAAGGAACTGCCGAAATTCGCGGTTCTGGTGCGGCAGGTTTATCTGTTCCTTCCGATCATCATCCTGATCTACACGCTGTTCGCCGGTTATTCGGTTATCCGCGCCGGTACGCTCGCCATGGTCTCGGCAGCGGTTGTGAGCTGGCTGACGCCGCACAAGATGGGCCCGCGCCAGATCCTGCACGCGCTTGATCTGGGCGCGCGCATGTCGATCCAGATGGTCGCGGTCTGTGCCGCCGCCGGGATCATCGTCGGGGTGATCGCGCTGACCGGGGTCGGTGCGCGCTTCTCCACCCTGCTGCTGACCATTGCGGATCAGAGCCAGCTTCTCGCGCTGTTCTTCGCCATGTGTATCTCCGTCCTGCTCGGCATGGGGATGCCCACAACGGCGGCCTATGCCGTGGCGGCAGCCGTGGTTGCGCCGGGCCTCATCTCGCTTGGCATCCCGGTGCTGGTCGCGCATTTCTTCGTGTTCTACTACGCGGTCATGTCGGCCATCACGCCGCCCGTGGCGCTCGCTGCCTATGCCGGGGCCGGGTTGTCGGGATCGGACCCGATGAAAACCTCGTTCGAGGCCTTCCGCCTCGGCCTTGCCGCCTTCATTGTGCCGTTCATGTTCTTCTCATCGCATGAGTTGCTGATGCAGGGCGCTTGGCTGGACATCCTGCATGTGTTCATCTCCGCCATGCTGGGCATGTTCCTGCTGTCCGCGTCGGTGATCGGCTATTTCTTCGGACGGCTGAATATCGTGCTTCGCATCATCCTGCTCGCCGCCGCGCTCGCCATGGTGGATGGCGGCTGGCTGACCGATGGGATCGGGCTGGCCGTCGCTGCCGCAGTCTACGCGATGCAGCGCATGGGCGGGCAGGGCCGCGCGGCGGCCTGA
- a CDS encoding amino acid ABC transporter permease, protein MRALDLDYMLGLVPVILSYVPLTLFMAVVAMILALILASFLAIERVFPVPVLDWLVMLFISFFRGTPLLVQLFLFYYGLPQVMSFLTQINGVTAAIMGLTLHFSAYMAESIRAAITGVDRSQWEAARSIGMTQWQMMRRIILPQAARVAAPTLVNYFIDMIKSTSLAFTLGVTEMMGAAQKEAAGSFLYFEAFLVVAVIYWIIVELLSQGQKRLETYLNRAYAR, encoded by the coding sequence ATGCGGGCACTCGACCTCGACTATATGCTGGGGCTGGTGCCCGTTATCCTGAGCTATGTGCCGCTGACGCTGTTCATGGCGGTTGTTGCCATGATTCTGGCGCTGATCCTTGCTTCGTTTCTGGCGATAGAGCGGGTGTTTCCGGTGCCCGTGCTGGATTGGCTGGTGATGCTGTTCATCAGCTTCTTCCGGGGCACGCCGCTGCTGGTGCAGCTGTTCCTGTTCTATTACGGCCTGCCGCAGGTCATGTCGTTCCTGACCCAGATCAACGGGGTGACGGCGGCGATCATGGGGCTGACGCTGCATTTCTCGGCTTACATGGCCGAGAGCATCCGCGCTGCGATCACCGGCGTCGACCGCAGTCAGTGGGAGGCGGCGCGGTCCATCGGCATGACCCAATGGCAGATGATGCGGCGGATCATCCTGCCGCAGGCGGCCCGGGTCGCCGCCCCGACGCTGGTGAATTATTTCATCGACATGATCAAAAGCACCTCGCTTGCCTTCACCCTCGGTGTGACCGAAATGATGGGCGCGGCGCAGAAAGAGGCGGCAGGCAGCTTCCTCTATTTCGAAGCGTTTCTTGTCGTCGCGGTCATCTATTGGATCATCGTCGAGTTGCTCAGCCAGGGGCAGAAGCGGCTGGAAACCTATCTGAACAGGGCTTACGCAAGATGA
- a CDS encoding amino acid ABC transporter ATP-binding protein gives MIDVKGLTKSFDGTPVLHDIDLRIEQGERVVVIGPSGTGKSTLLRCLNFLDRPQAGRITIGELTVDAAKASRADILALRRRTAFVFQNYALFGNKTAKENIMEALVTVQGQPRAQAERRALDVLAETGLADKADGYPAALSGGQQQRVGIGRAMALDADLMLFDEPTSALDPEWVGEVLDLMRRVAERRQTMLIVTHEMQFAREIADRVLFMEGGGIVESGPPEQIFSAPRDDRLKKFLRRVGG, from the coding sequence ATGATCGACGTCAAGGGACTGACCAAGAGCTTCGACGGAACGCCGGTTCTGCACGACATCGACCTGCGGATCGAGCAGGGGGAGCGTGTCGTCGTGATCGGCCCGTCAGGCACCGGCAAATCCACATTGCTGCGCTGCCTGAACTTTCTTGACCGCCCACAGGCGGGGCGCATCACGATTGGTGAGTTGACCGTCGATGCGGCAAAGGCGAGCCGTGCGGATATCCTCGCCCTGCGGCGCAGAACGGCGTTTGTGTTTCAGAACTACGCGCTGTTCGGCAACAAGACCGCGAAAGAGAATATCATGGAAGCGCTGGTCACGGTTCAGGGCCAGCCCCGTGCGCAGGCGGAGCGCCGCGCGCTGGACGTGCTGGCGGAAACTGGGCTCGCCGATAAAGCCGACGGCTATCCCGCGGCACTTTCGGGCGGTCAGCAGCAGCGGGTCGGGATCGGTCGCGCGATGGCGCTTGACGCCGATCTGATGCTGTTTGATGAGCCGACCTCGGCCCTTGACCCGGAATGGGTGGGCGAGGTGCTGGATCTCATGCGCCGCGTGGCGGAGCGACGGCAGACCATGCTGATCGTGACCCATGAAATGCAGTTCGCGCGCGAGATCGCGGACCGGGTCCTGTTCATGGAGGGAGGCGGCATCGTCGAAAGCGGCCCGCCGGAGCAGATATTCAGTGCGCCGCGTGATGACAGGTTGAAGAAATTCCTGCGCCGCGTCGGTGGCTGA
- a CDS encoding amino acid ABC transporter substrate-binding protein, with the protein MLRTTALTAVIAAALAGSVTAQENDTLVVGMSGGYFPFTFVNQNELQGFEVDVMNAVGEEAGLDIEFETMSFSGLVGALETGRIDTIANQITITPEREAKFAFTQPYVIDGAQVVTREGNDEVAGVESLRGKTVAVNLGSNFEQLLRELPFADEIDIRTYESNIEQDTALGRVDAFVMDRVSSAQVIKESPLPLQLAGAPFSEIRNALPFRNDEDGQAMRDRVDAALTALREDGTLTEISEKWFDSDITTAE; encoded by the coding sequence ATGCTCAGAACGACCGCACTCACGGCAGTAATCGCAGCGGCCCTCGCCGGTTCGGTGACCGCTCAGGAAAATGACACGCTGGTGGTCGGCATGTCCGGCGGGTATTTCCCCTTTACCTTCGTCAACCAGAACGAGCTTCAGGGCTTTGAGGTCGATGTCATGAACGCCGTCGGCGAAGAGGCCGGGCTGGATATCGAGTTCGAAACCATGTCCTTCTCGGGCCTTGTCGGTGCGCTTGAAACCGGGCGGATCGATACTATTGCCAACCAGATCACCATCACGCCGGAGCGCGAGGCGAAATTTGCTTTCACCCAGCCCTATGTGATCGACGGTGCGCAAGTCGTCACCCGCGAAGGCAATGATGAGGTCGCCGGAGTCGAATCGCTGCGTGGCAAGACCGTCGCCGTCAATCTCGGCTCTAATTTCGAGCAATTGCTGCGTGAGCTGCCATTCGCGGACGAAATCGACATCCGCACCTATGAGTCGAATATCGAGCAGGACACTGCACTTGGCCGCGTTGATGCCTTCGTCATGGATCGCGTGTCCTCGGCGCAGGTCATCAAGGAAAGCCCGCTGCCGCTGCAACTTGCCGGTGCGCCGTTCTCGGAGATCCGCAATGCGCTGCCGTTCCGCAATGACGAGGACGGTCAGGCCATGCGCGACCGCGTCGATGCTGCGCTGACGGCGCTTCGCGAAGACGGCACGCTGACCGAAATCTCGGAGAAGTGGTTCGACAGCGACATCACCACGGCGGAGTAA
- a CDS encoding aspartate aminotransferase family protein, which produces MNKHTPNDLNAFWMPFTANRQFKQDPRMFVASKDMHYTTADGRQVLDGTAGLWCCNAGHCRPKITEAIQKQAAELDYAPAFQMGHPLAFELANRLVDIAPDGLDHVFYTNSGSESVETALKIALAYHQARGEGQRTRLIGRERGYHGVNFGGISVGGIVNNRKAFGTLLTGVDHLPHTHLTDNKFTKGQPEHGAHLADELERIVALHGAETIAAVIVEPMAGSTGVLLPPKGYLQKLREITAKHGILLIFDEVITGFGRLGSAFAAQHYGVTPDLMTTAKGLTNGVIPMGAVFTSAAVHDAFMSGPEHLIELFHGYTYSGNPIASAAGIATLDTYKEEGLFERAAELAPHWQEALHSLRDAPHVIDIRNEGLIGAVELEPIQGQPTKRAFNAFLRAYEKGILIRTTGDIIAMSPPLIISEAQIDELISTLRKTLVELA; this is translated from the coding sequence ATGAACAAACACACCCCGAACGATCTGAACGCTTTCTGGATGCCGTTCACGGCGAACCGGCAGTTCAAGCAGGATCCGCGCATGTTCGTGGCATCGAAGGACATGCATTACACGACCGCCGACGGGCGTCAGGTGCTGGACGGCACGGCGGGGCTGTGGTGCTGCAATGCCGGGCATTGCCGTCCGAAGATCACCGAGGCGATCCAGAAACAGGCGGCGGAGCTGGACTATGCGCCGGCCTTCCAGATGGGTCATCCGCTGGCCTTTGAACTGGCAAACCGGCTGGTCGATATCGCGCCGGACGGGCTCGACCATGTGTTCTACACCAACTCGGGATCGGAATCCGTCGAGACCGCCCTGAAAATCGCGCTCGCTTACCATCAGGCACGGGGAGAGGGGCAGCGCACCCGTCTGATCGGTCGCGAGAGAGGCTATCACGGGGTGAATTTCGGCGGCATCTCGGTCGGCGGGATCGTGAACAACCGCAAGGCCTTCGGCACGCTTCTGACCGGCGTGGACCACCTGCCCCACACCCATCTGACCGACAACAAGTTCACCAAGGGCCAGCCCGAACACGGCGCACATCTGGCCGATGAGTTGGAACGGATCGTTGCCCTGCACGGCGCGGAAACCATTGCCGCCGTGATCGTGGAGCCGATGGCCGGATCGACCGGCGTCCTGCTGCCCCCCAAAGGCTACCTGCAAAAACTGCGGGAGATCACGGCGAAACACGGCATCCTGCTGATCTTCGACGAGGTGATCACCGGCTTCGGACGCCTCGGTTCGGCCTTTGCGGCGCAGCATTACGGCGTCACGCCGGATCTGATGACCACGGCCAAGGGGCTGACCAACGGGGTCATTCCGATGGGCGCGGTTTTCACCTCTGCCGCTGTGCATGATGCGTTCATGAGCGGCCCGGAACATCTGATCGAGCTGTTTCACGGCTACACCTATTCGGGCAACCCGATCGCCTCTGCCGCCGGGATCGCGACGCTGGACACCTACAAGGAGGAAGGGCTGTTCGAGCGCGCGGCGGAACTTGCCCCGCACTGGCAGGAAGCCTTGCATTCCCTGCGTGACGCCCCGCATGTGATCGACATCCGCAATGAGGGGCTGATCGGCGCGGTCGAGTTGGAGCCGATCCAAGGCCAACCCACGAAGCGCGCCTTCAACGCTTTCCTGCGCGCCTATGAGAAGGGCATCCTGATCCGCACCACGGGCGACATTATCGCCATGTCTCCGCCGCTGATCATCAGTGAGGCGCAGATTGACGAGCTTATCTCAACGCTGCGCAAAACACTGGTCGAACTGGCCTGA
- a CDS encoding TAXI family TRAP transporter solute-binding subunit — MQLHRIAVAAVSAMMIVQPALAQEDREGWPTSMTVGTASQGGTYFIYGTGLAAMISQNLGVNASAEVTGGPVQNATLVQTGDHQIGLVTMGPAYEAWTGKSELAPGVEHTKLRALFPMYQTPFEAVALTSTGIDDVSKIDGKRVSVGPAGGTAATYWPRFYEVLGVNANISYAGASDSTGQVKDGLIDAFSFAAGVPISAFSQIAAENDVNIFGFTEEQRNQILEAMPEVAAYDIPEDMYPGVPAHGTVAMWNFATASEDMPESLAYEITKMVMENNEGMMQIHAAAKETLPENADKNTFLPYHPGAVRYFDEAGIEIPEELRG, encoded by the coding sequence ATGCAACTACATCGCATAGCCGTCGCTGCCGTATCCGCCATGATGATCGTCCAGCCTGCATTGGCGCAGGAAGATCGTGAAGGCTGGCCCACCAGCATGACCGTCGGCACTGCCAGCCAGGGCGGCACATATTTCATCTACGGCACCGGCCTTGCAGCCATGATCAGCCAGAACCTCGGCGTGAACGCCTCGGCGGAAGTCACCGGCGGCCCGGTGCAGAACGCCACGCTGGTACAGACCGGCGACCACCAGATCGGGCTGGTCACGATGGGTCCGGCCTATGAAGCGTGGACCGGCAAAAGCGAACTCGCCCCGGGGGTGGAGCATACCAAGCTGCGCGCCCTGTTCCCGATGTATCAGACCCCGTTCGAGGCTGTGGCGCTGACCTCCACCGGGATTGACGATGTCAGCAAGATCGACGGCAAGCGCGTCTCGGTCGGCCCGGCTGGCGGCACCGCCGCGACCTACTGGCCGCGTTTTTACGAGGTGCTCGGGGTTAACGCCAATATCAGCTATGCCGGGGCCAGCGACTCGACCGGGCAGGTCAAGGACGGGCTGATCGACGCATTCTCCTTCGCAGCGGGCGTGCCGATCTCGGCCTTCTCGCAGATCGCGGCTGAGAACGACGTGAACATCTTCGGCTTTACCGAAGAGCAGCGGAACCAGATCCTCGAAGCCATGCCGGAAGTTGCCGCTTACGACATCCCGGAAGACATGTATCCGGGCGTGCCGGCGCATGGCACCGTGGCAATGTGGAACTTCGCGACCGCGTCGGAGGACATGCCCGAAAGCCTCGCCTATGAAATCACCAAGATGGTGATGGAAAATAACGAAGGCATGATGCAGATCCACGCAGCGGCGAAGGAAACCCTGCCGGAGAACGCGGATAAGAACACCTTCCTGCCGTATCATCCGGGCGCGGTTCGCTACTTCGACGAAGCGGGTATCGAAATCCCCGAGGAACTGCGCGGATAA